The genomic region AACAAGTTGGCGACAAAGACAAAGCGAAAATTCCGGTGATCGCGATCGTCCAGGGGGGCGGACGGCGGCAACTCGTGCGCTTCGGCGCCAGTTTCCGAGTGCAAGATAGCGAAGGCGCGGTAGAAGCCCTGTGTAACGCAGGGTTCCCGGCGCGCGCTTCTTCGCTGACTGAGAGATAGACGACGCCATCGGCGATCGCCCCCCGATCCAGTCACTCACAGCTTTTGCCAAATAATAATTTTATTCTCTTCCTTGCCGGATGCGGTAGCGAGCTTGTGACCGTCGGGACTGAACGCCAGGGTGAGGACGCGCCCTCGATGTCCTTTGAGGATATCGACGATCGTGCGTTGTCCGACATCCCAGAGGACGACCGTATTCTCGAAATGGGCGCTCGCCATCGTCGTTCCGTCGGGACTGAACGCCAAAGCGTTCACCCGTCCCCAATGTCCGGTAAACGTATGGATGCGGCTGCCCGTTTCCACGTCCCACAGGCCGATAGTTTGGTCGAAATGACCGCTCGCGAGCAGTTTGCCGTCGGGGGAAAAGGTGACCGTATTGACGAGCAGACCGTTGCTATTGAGGGTACAGCGCTCTTTTCCGGTACGGACGTTCCACAAGACGATCGTCCCGTCGCGGCTGCCACTGGCGAGGAGCAAGCCGTCGGGAGAAAAGGCGACGGAGTAGACCCAACTTTTATGGCCTTTTAAGGTTCGCAGGCGCTGACCGTTGCGCCAATTCCAGAGAATAATTTTGCCGTCCCAACTGCCACTGGCGAGCAGTTTGCCTTCGACGGAGAAGGTGACGGCGTTGACGAGTAAGGAGTGACCGCCGAACAGGGACTGACCGAGGGTGCGAATCGATTCCCCGGTTTCGGTATTCCACAGGACGATCGTTTTATCTTGGCTGCCACTGGCGAGGACCAGTCCGTCCGGGGAGAAGGCGACGGAGTAGACGCCATCGGAATGACCTTTTAAGGTTCACCGTCGTTGTCCGGTTTCGGGATCCCAGAAGACGATCGTGCGATCGGAACTGCCACTGGCGAGGAGCTGACCGTCGGGAGAGAAGGCGACGGACCACACCCAGCCGTCGTGAGCGTCGATCTGGTGCAGGGGCTGCCAGGTTTTGGGAGCGATCGCCTCCTCTGGATTGGATCCTGGCGTGGGGGGAGTGGATGAGGCAGTCTCGGCTCGGGAACTGGCGATTTCCGCAGTCGGGATCGTCGCGGCTTCGAGCTGCTGGAGGTCTTCTAAGACCTCTTGAGCGGATTGATAGCGTTTGTTAATGCTGTGGTTGACGAGTTTGTTGAGAAGGTGGGCGAGGCGATCGCTCACGTCGGTACGTTTCTGCTGTAAGTATTCCCGCCACATCCAGCGTCCTTGCAGGGGGTCGTAGAGGTGATCGGTGCGCTCTTGGGTGAGCAGGACGAGGCAGGTGACCCCCAAGCTAAACAGGTCGCTGGCGGGATAGACTTGCCGGAAGCGCATTTCTGGCGCGGCGTAGCCTTCATCGACGAACAGTCCGGTCTGGCTGAGGCGATCGGCGAGGTCGCGGGAAATGCCAAAATCAATCAGGAGCAGATCGCCGTCGGGTTTTTGTAGCAGGTTGTTGGGTTTGATGTCGCGGTGGATGACCCCGGAATCGTGGATGTATTTGAGGACGGGGAGGATGTTGGCGAGGAATTGGCGAATTTGCGCTTCGGTATAGGGGTGTGGTTGGTCGAGGTGGTGGAGGGTGTGGCCTTCGACGTATTCTTGAATTAAATATAAGGCGCGTTCGTCGCAGAAGTAAGCGCGGACCGTAGGGATTTGAGGGTGTTGACCGACGATCTGCCAGCGTCTGGCTTCTTTCTCGAACAGGTTGCGGATGCGATCGAGTTCGTCGCGATCGCCGAGGTCTTCTCCTAGCGAGGAAAAGTCTACGAGTAAGTATTGTTTGATCGCTACACGATCGCCCGGTCGTTCGCGATCGATCCCCTCAAAGGTGCGGCAGCATCCCGCTTCTCCCAGCAGTTTGACGGCCTGGTAGCGTTGTTTGAGCAGTAACGGCGACTCGCACGCCACACAGGTGAAGGCGTCGGGGGCGTTGACCGGATGCGGACAAGCTGGATTGAGGCAATAACTCATAATTTTGTATACACCAATAAATTTATTGTAAGTGAGTTAATGTTGGAGGCGATCGCCGAATCGAACGATCGAGGGCTGGATCGAGAACGGTCTGGCAGGGGGAAGGAAGGGTCAAGCGGTCATCCTGGCCGAACACGACAGCGCCGACGACGAGCACGAGGGTGAAGCCCATTCTCCCCGTCGGGGCTCGGACTTGACGGCGACCCGATGAAGCAGGAAAACCCAACCGCGAGGAAGGGAAGCCCGCGCTCTACCCGTTAAGGGTGAGCGTCGGGAGGATGTCACAATATAGCCTGCCATATCTTGACGGTCTTGTCCCAACTGGCACTGGCCAATCGCAACCCATCGGGACTGAAGGTGAGGGAGGTGACGGGTTCGGAATGCCATTTGAGAGTATAGAGGAGTTCGCAGGTGTCCAGACGCCAAATTTTAATGGTACTATCGCGGCTGCCCGTGGCGATCGCCCGTCCGTCCGGAGAAATGGCGATCGCCTGGATCCACCCCGAGGGATGGCTGAGGTCGTGCAGAATTTTGCCCGTCGCCAGATCCCAAATTTTGAGGGTGCGATCCTCACTGCCACTCGCCAACCGCGTTCCGTCCGGCGTAAAGGCTAAAGCGCGAACCGAGGCGCGGTGTCCGGCGAGGCTTTGTTTTAACTCGGCGCCGGACAACTCCCACAGTTTAATCGTGCGATCTTCATAACCGCCGCCACTGGCTAAGGTGCGACTGTCCGGCGAAATCGCTACCGATTCTACCGACCCCGCGTGTCCGCCCAATTGAGCGAGCGACGATCGCGTACTCCAGTCCCAGACCGCGATCGTGCCGTCGAAACACCCTGCGACTAAATATTGGCCGTCCGCACTGCTCGTTAGAGCGATCGGGTAACTGCTGTGTCCCGTTAGGGTTTCTTTCAAGGTTCCCGTTCCCAGATCCCAGTAGAGAAGGCGATTGTCCAAAGAACCACTGACGAGGGAACGACCGTCGGGACCGATGCTCAGACAACTGACCCACCCTCGGTGTCCGGTGAGGGTTCCGAGTAAATGGCCCGTGTCGAGATGCCACACCTTAATGGTTTTATCGTAACTGCAACTGACCAGGGTTTGATTGTCCGAGGCGATCGCCACGGCGATAACGTAATTTTGATGGGCTTCGAGGGTGTGAATGCATTTCCACCCTTGGGGCAGTCGCGAACGGGCGATCGCCCCCGGACGCGCCGCCGCAGGTGCGATCGTCCCGGAATTCCAAGCCAGAT from Oxynema aestuarii AP17 harbors:
- a CDS encoding protein kinase domain-containing protein, which encodes MSYCLNPACPHPVNAPDAFTCVACESPLLLKQRYQAVKLLGEAGCCRTFEGIDRERPGDRVAIKQYLLVDFSSLGEDLGDRDELDRIRNLFEKEARRWQIVGQHPQIPTVRAYFCDERALYLIQEYVEGHTLHHLDQPHPYTEAQIRQFLANILPVLKYIHDSGVIHRDIKPNNLLQKPDGDLLLIDFGISRDLADRLSQTGLFVDEGYAAPEMRFRQVYPASDLFSLGVTCLVLLTQERTDHLYDPLQGRWMWREYLQQKRTDVSDRLAHLLNKLVNHSINKRYQSAQEVLEDLQQLEAATIPTAEIASSRAETASSTPPTPGSNPEEAIAPKTWQPLHQIDAHDGWVWSVAFSPDGQLLASGSSDRTIVFWDPETGQRR
- a CDS encoding WD40 repeat domain-containing protein, whose amino-acid sequence is METGSRIHTFTGHWGRVNALAFSPDGTTMASAHFENTVVLWDVGQRTIVDILKGHRGRVLTLAFSPDGHKLATASGKEENKIIIWQKL
- a CDS encoding serine/threonine-protein kinase, with protein sequence MTYCLNPQCQQPENPDNLQFCQSCGAPLWLRNRYRPIKLLGEGGFGRTFFAEDRDRLDAPCAIKQFLPLPQVRQDPQQLETATKLFTQEAKRLLELGDRPEIPTLYADFEQDGRLYLIQQFIDGNSLFEELEANGPFSSEDIEDILFDLLPVLEYIHEAQVIHRDIKPENIMRRREDGKLVLIDFGVAKHLTGTVLVKTGTKIGTEGYAPIEQLRGGKAYPASDLYSLGVTCVHLLTDKTPDELYDPTNGRWLWREQLEKQGRTIGDRLEKVLNKMLQEWVGDRYPSAREAIADLAWNSGTIAPAAARPGAIARSRLPQGWKCIHTLEAHQNYVIAVAIASDNQTLVSCSYDKTIKVWHLDTGHLLGTLTGHRGWVSCLSIGPDGRSLVSGSLDNRLLYWDLGTGTLKETLTGHSSYPIALTSSADGQYLVAGCFDGTIAVWDWSTRSSLAQLGGHAGSVESVAISPDSRTLASGGGYEDRTIKLWELSGAELKQSLAGHRASVRALAFTPDGTRLASGSEDRTLKIWDLATGKILHDLSHPSGWIQAIAISPDGRAIATGSRDSTIKIWRLDTCELLYTLKWHSEPVTSLTFSPDGLRLASASWDKTVKIWQAIL